In the Nitrogeniibacter aestuarii genome, one interval contains:
- a CDS encoding DUF3275 family protein, with the protein MTVTVVASLTVIERTGIHGPFNVGKLRTSFGNFGVRDTFLEELAPGEYKGSFTIAKIWPRQYATDQVVVTEVCVSVADHVIFDAESDDDGQIEHQPDPADDKPLDQPPAEKLPEPKPTDAKSQENAPDAASIAAPLATDLDDFFGNEIASLIRDRQPLKLDPTVDRLTLRKQGTRLRTELEYEFLPADQSWYPSGHPALDAKGTIKF; encoded by the coding sequence ATGACAGTTACCGTAGTAGCATCACTCACCGTTATCGAGCGCACCGGAATTCACGGCCCGTTCAATGTTGGAAAACTCAGAACTTCCTTTGGCAATTTCGGGGTTCGCGACACCTTCCTGGAGGAGTTGGCGCCTGGCGAATACAAGGGCTCGTTCACCATCGCAAAGATCTGGCCACGCCAGTACGCAACCGACCAGGTTGTCGTCACCGAAGTGTGCGTATCAGTCGCTGACCACGTGATTTTCGACGCCGAAAGCGACGACGACGGACAAATCGAGCATCAACCGGACCCGGCAGATGACAAGCCCTTGGATCAACCGCCAGCCGAGAAGCTCCCTGAGCCCAAACCAACAGACGCCAAGTCACAGGAGAATGCGCCCGACGCAGCCTCAATTGCAGCGCCGCTCGCTACAGACCTGGATGATTTCTTTGGCAATGAGATCGCAAGCCTCATCCGCGATCGCCAACCCTTAAAGCTCGACCCCACGGTCGACCGTCTCACACTACGCAAACAGGGCACTCGTCTGCGAACAGAGCTTGAGTACGAGTTTCTCCCTGCCGATCAATCCTGGTACCCAAGCGGGCATCCGGCGCTTGACGCCAAGGGCACCATCAAGTTTTGA
- a CDS encoding DUF3577 domain-containing protein — MTTVSNTSTADASKEHFDLKTQGIGYISRIRTVPGKRKNANDMLCCAINAIHGSKDDPQYTYFDVHVVGEKAKELVLRCQPHVEQNRKVLVAFTIGDTYIHSYDKKLPDNVVEKRSLLKGRLLRITHVSVDGQTVYSHADESSVGNADQGNGTEG; from the coding sequence ATGACTACTGTATCTAATACCTCAACCGCCGACGCTTCCAAAGAGCACTTCGATCTGAAGACTCAAGGTATCGGCTACATCTCGCGTATCCGCACTGTCCCTGGCAAACGCAAGAACGCCAACGACATGCTGTGTTGTGCCATCAACGCGATTCACGGCAGTAAGGACGATCCGCAATACACGTATTTCGACGTCCACGTCGTTGGTGAAAAGGCAAAGGAGCTTGTACTCCGATGTCAGCCTCACGTTGAACAAAACCGGAAAGTCCTTGTGGCTTTCACGATCGGTGACACCTACATACACTCGTACGACAAAAAGCTCCCCGACAACGTCGTTGAAAAACGTTCGCTGCTCAAGGGACGCCTGCTCCGCATCACTCACGTCAGCGTCGATGGTCAAACTGTCTACTCGCATGCAGACGAATCCTCGGTCGGCAATGCCGACCAAGGGAATGGCACGGAGGGATAA